The DNA region CGCTGCCGACTCGAGGAGGTCGCCGCGGAACTTCGGGATGATGACGCCGCGCGATATCTCGCCCACGGAATGACCGGCGCGGCCAACGCGTTGGATGCCGGCCGCAACGCTCGGCGGAGCCTCGACCTGCAGCACGAGGTCGACGGCGCCCATGTCGATGCCCAGCTCGAGGCTGGAGGTCGCGACGAGTCCGGGTAGCCGGCCGGCCTTGAGCGCATCCTCTACAAGGAGGCGCTGCTCCTTGGCGATCGATCCGTGATGGGCACGGACCAGTTCCTCGCCTGCCAGCTCGTTGATCGCCGCGGCCAGCCGCTCCGCCAGGCGGCGGGAATTCACGAAGATGATGGTCGAGCGGTGCTCGCGAACCAACTCGAGAATGCGGGGATGGATCGCCGGCCAGATGCTGCGGCGCGGTCCTTCCTGCTCAGCCCCAATCACGGCTGCGGGCCCACTGTACGTTTCAGTTCCCCGCTCGAGGTCCGCCATATCGTCGACGGGGACCTCGACCGTGATTTCCATCGGCTTGACGCGACCGGCATCGACGATGGTCACCTCGCGGTTGGTGCCGCCGAGGAAGCGCGCCGTTTCCGACAGCGGGCGCTGGGTTGCCGAGAGCCCGATGCGTTGCGGCTCGGTCTTCGTCAGCGCCGCCAACCGTTCCAGGCTCAGCGCGAGGTGCGCCCCGCGCTTTGTGTCGGCCATCGAGTGGATCTCGTCGACAATCACCCACCGGATGCTCGGCAGGATCTGACGGGCCGCGCTCGTCAGCAGGAGGAACAGGGACTCCGGGGTGGTGATGAGAATGTCCGGCGGATGGCGCTCGATCTGCCGGCGCTCGCGCGGCGGCGTGTCGCCGGTGCGGATCGCGATATTGAGCGGCGATAGCTTGAGACCCAGGCGCTCGGCCTGCAGCCCGATGCCACGAAGGGGGGCCTGGAGGTTCCGCTCGATATCAACCGTCAGGGCCTTGAGCGGGGACACATAGAGCACCCGACACCGCTCGGCCTCGGCCGGCACCGGCTCCGTCGCGAGCCGGTCGATGCACCAGAAGAAGGCGGCAAGCGTCTTCCCACTGCCAGTGGGTGCCGACATCAGGGTGTGCTGCCCGGCGGCGACAGCCCGCCAGCCGCCTTCCTGGACTTCGGTTGGCGCCGGGAAGGCGCCCGCGAACCAGGCCCGCGCCGCAGGCGAAAACAGGTCCAGGACAGTGGGCATAGGCTTAGTTTATTGCGGCGGGTCGGTGGGTCAAAACCTGAAGTGCTGTAGCAGCTCCTCTGGGCTCAGGTGGCGCCCGGTGGCGAAAACCGCCCGGCCTTGCTCCAGCAATCCGGTGTTGTATGGCGTCAGGCGGCCAATCTGTTTGCCGAGAGTGACGATCTCGCCGTTCAGGTAATCGAGCTCGCTACTCGAACCACGCTGAATGCTCTGCAGGGTTGACGGGCCATAGGTGCTGTCGGGTGGGAAATTGCCAGCGAGCCGCTTGCGGGAGATGCGGTAGCTGAGGGACATGGGAAGCGTCGACATCAGCCGAAAGGTCCGGGCCCGGCGGCTCTGGTCGAGACCGAACCCACCAAGCTGCGCCGTTCTGACACCTTCGCGAATCGTCGCGATCGAGAGCCGGGCGAGCCCTGGATGGCGAAGCGCTTTTCCGATCGGCAACCCGGTAATCGCCATGATCGCGTTGTTCAAGTTGGCCATCAGCTTGGTCCAACGGGCGCGGGCGATATCCGGGACGATCTCAACCCTCATAGCAGGGCTGAGCAGCGCCACCACCGGGTCGACCCGCGCGGCGGCCTCGGGAAAGGGCGCTCCCACCTGAAAGAACTCGCGGGTGTTCTGCTCGACCACGCCCGGTTCGAGATATGTCGCACTGATATTGAGGACGCAACCCACCACCCGACTACGTCCAAGGATGTCGGCCGCCTCGCGGTCCGACCGGACGCCATTCTGCATCGTGACGACAGTGGCATTCGAATTCTTCTGGGCAATGACCCGGCAGGCGTCCTGAACATCTTGAGACTTGACCGTGAGCAGAATGATGTCGGCTGCCCCCTCCAGCGTCGTCGTGGCAGGCAGTTGGACGACGTGCGACCCCTCAAGCGCTTTGACCAAAAGCCCTTTCGCGCGGATCGCGTTGACCTGAGCCTCGCGTCCGATCAGCTGGACACCGACGCCAGCATCGTGGAGTCGTGCTCCTACCAAACTCCCGATCGCGCCGGCGCCGTAGACGACAACCGTTTCAGGCATTTCCCCCTACAACTTACCGAAGCCTGGGACTGTGCCTCTTCACAACCCTTTGCTTGACCACCTGGCGCGGGGGGCGTAGAAGGGTAGGACACCTAGGGAAGGGTCGATCGTTAGAGGGGCAATCCATGGCGGGCACTGTGCCAGCATCGTTGCGGAGACGCTCGCGGCAATTGTTGGTGGGGATCACGGCCATCTCCTTACTGTCTGCCGTGTTGCCGCAGCCCGCACGGGCTAACTCGACGTCACATCTTGTACTGCGCGGAACAATTACAGGAGTCACCGTCAACCCCAACCTCAGTCTTACGCTCGCAGTCGACCGCACCACCGCGATTCCAGGCGACCGTCTGGCGTATTCGGGTTCCGTCACCCACACGGGAATCACTGCTTGCATTACCGGCAGCCTCACCGCCCAGAACACCGGGAGCGCCACTGCAACCATCGGCTCCTACTTCGAAGAGCTCGACTACTGGGATTCCAACGCGCTCAAATGGACGCCCGTCGTTGGGGTCCAAAACACCCAGACAGCGTTCGTTCCGGTGGTCACCCCCGCGGTTACCACTGGGATCACGCTGACCGTTGTAAGCGCGCCGGCCACCGGCGTGACCTATCCCACCCAGGGCGACCCGATCCTTGGCGCTCAGATTGGGTCTGGAGCGACTGCAGCCTGGTCCGGACAGGCGTGCCTGACACTAACGGCCGCGCAACTCGCCTCCATCCAGGCGTCGCCAAAACTACGCCTCCGCGAACATGCCGAGGATAGCCCAGGGGATCCCGCCGGTGAACGGTGGACCGACCAGCCAGAATGTCCCAACCCGATTCGGGCGGGTTTCTTCAACGCTCGAAATGTCATGGTCACGGTCACTCCGCCATCCGGTAGCGCCGTCCAGATCACAAAGACAACTGTGCCCGCGTTCTCTTCCCTGGCACCGGGAGCATCGGCCAACTATTCGACGAGCTACCAGGTTCCCGTACCCGCCGCCAAGGGAGCCTCGGAAACGGATACGGCCTACTTCACCCGGTTGAGTGCGCTCGACGTATCGACGCTCACCGCGACGGCGAGCGTTCGCGCGGATGGCCCAACGGGCCCGGTATCGGCAGCTGCGCCTCCCGCCGCAACCCTTGAACACTTGCCAATCGTCGGAATTACGAAAGCTGGCCCCGCCACCGCTGACGCGGGGAGCACGGCCACATACCCGCTCACCCTGAAAAACAGCGGCGGGGCGGTGGCGAGCAAATTGGCTATCATCGACGCTTTGCCCGGTGGGGCGACCGGAACGGTTTCCGGCGTGCCGCCGACGCTAGCCGCCGGCGCGAGCGGCACCGCGCAGGCGACCTACGCGATCCCGTCGAATCAGCAGCCTGGCAACCTGATTGACATCGCGGCGGTTACGTGGCAGGACGGCAACGGCAACGCATACGGCCCGGTATCGAGCAGCTTCAGCACATCGATCAACAACTCGCTGGTGGGCGCAACTCTCGCCCTCTCACCCAGGGCTGCAGGGCCGATCCTCACTGGCAATACCCAAGCGATGCAGGCGACCTTGCTCAATCGTTTCAGTCTCCCGGTTGCCAACCGCGCCGTCAGCTTCACCGTTGCGGGCGTCAACCCGACAACCGGCACCGCCACGACTGATACCAACGGCATAGCGGTCTTCACGTACACGGGGGCAAACGTTGGTTCGGACGCAGTGCTGGCTACAGTGCCATCGACCTCGCCCCCGTTGCAATCGAACACGGCGACTGTGTCCTGGGTCGCCTTGACGCGCCCGGTCACCACGTCGCCGGTGCAAGGCAACTTCTACGACCTTAACTTCGGCTACTCGATTGCGATCAATCCAACCTACACGCCGGCCTTCGGCCAAACGTTCCCGAACATCGCCTTCAATCCCCCACCGGGGATCGTGCCCAACAACGTGTCCGGGTTAGGCGTTTACAGCCATCCCTTCACCGATGTCACGACCGACGTCAACGGCAACTACAGCGGCACGATCGTCGCCCAGGGCAATGGCCGTATCGCCGGCGGGGACATGTATAACTTCCAGGCCAGCTTCACGGGCACGTTCAACGTCGCCGCTGCCGGCAAGGTCGCCTTCCAGATCCATGCTGCGGGAGCCATGATCTTCGGCATCGGTGGCGGCGCAACCCGGGTGACTGGACAGTTATACAATCCGCCGTCGGCCATGCCATTCACGGGCTACCCCGTGATGGGTGATCGGAATAAAGACTTCCCGATCGCCCCGATCAATATGGTCGTGAATTTCCCGGCGTCTGGCAGCTACCCATACGAGATCGACTATGCACCCTGCTGCGGCCAGGATTCACTGACCATGCGCGCCGTCGCCTACGCGGCCGATCCGACGGGCCTTGCCGTCTACACCGGCTATGCCGAGACCCATCCCGGTGGACCGGGTGGCGGGTTCACTCCGATGCCATGGCAGGGGTCACCGAATACCAACTTCATGGGTGTCCTCGGGCCGTTCAGCTGGGATAACAGCGCGGTCCGCATCGACAACCCCGGCACCAGCGCCGTCGTCCTTGATGGCGTTTCTGTCGATGTCGGAAATAAACACTACGACCAGTGGGGGTCGAACCTGACCGTTCCGGCCGGCGGGACCCTGATCGTCACGCAGATGGCCGATCAGACGATGGATACATCGGACATCAACGTGCCTTCGTGCACGATCTTCGGGACGATCCCCATCGTGCATGTGAAGCTCAATGGCGTTGTCCGCAACTACCCGGACATGTCGCAGGTCATCAACACGGGCGGGTCGGACATCGCCAACTGTGGGTTCGCGAATGAGTCACTGCCCTGGACGTCGGTTTCGTTCTCGCCGGTTGATGTCGGGCCGATCCCACCCGCAGCGACCATCGCGCTAACACCCGCCTCGGCTGCGAGCGATACCGTCGGTCAGACGCAGGTGTTTACCGCCGCAGCCATGGACTCGACGGGGCGTCCGATCCAGAACCTGCCGGTGACGCTTTCGGTGTTCGGGGCGAACGGCGGCCAGGTGAACGGTACGACCGATGCCAGCGGCCTGGTCAATCTGTCGTACGTCGGGATCAACGCCGGCACAGACAACGTGCAGGTCACGGCAACGATTGCGGGGGCACGCACCGTGTCGAACGTGACGGTGGTTTCATGGACGACGCCTCCGGGTCCATCGCCGGGGTCGCCTGGGCCGCCGCCGCCCTCTATTACCGCGCCCTCACCCGCCGACGGCACCACGGTGACGAAGCCAGTCCCGATCAGCGCGACCATCACGCCACCAGCCGGCCAGACGATCACTTCCTGGAGCGTTTCCTACCAGGACCTCGATCCGGCCCCGCCCGTCATGCTGGCGAGCGGCACGGGAACGCCTCCGGCAACGCTGGCGACATTCGACCCCACGCTCTTGCCGAACGATACGTACGGCATCAGCATTTCGGCGACGGCAAGCGGTGGGGGAACCCAGACGCTGACCACGTCCGTGATCGTCTTCGGCAACTTGAAGCTCGGGCGCTACGTCACGACCTACCAGGACCTCAACGTACCGGTCAACGGCTTCCAGATGCAGGTCCGCCGGACCTACGACAGCATTGACAAACGGGTCGGCGACTTCGGCGTCGGCTGGAAAGTCGAGATGGTCAACTTCCGCACAAGCACCAACCGAGCGCTCGGCGCCGGTGGCTGGACCCAGTACAACGCACTGTGCGGGGTGGGCCTTTGCTTGACAGCGTTCAAGAGTTCGTCCCCGCATTTCGTCGTCGTCGTATTCCCCGATGGCCACGACGAGATTTTCGACTTCACTCCGACCGGAGGCACGAATGTCTTTGTCGGCGGAGGCTCGGCCTTCACCGCGCGCCCCGGGACCACATCGACACTCCAGGCCGACGGCAACGGAACGCTGACTTATACCTTCGACGGGAACCTCTACGACAGCATCGGGCTGCCCTTTAACCCGCAGCGCTTCCGGCTGACGACTCACGATGGTCATGTCCTGCTGCTCGATCGGACCACCGGTCTGGTCTCCGAAACGGACCGGAACGGTAACTCGCTGACCGTGGACGGGACCGGTGTCCATTCGTCGTCGGGCGGCTCGATCACTCTGACGCGCGATGCCGCCAACGGAAATCGTATTACGGCCGCGACCGGGCCGAGCGGCCAGAGGCTCTCTTACAGCTACTCGTCGACGGGCGACCTGGCGACCTCGACCGATCCGAACGGCAACGTCACGACCTACGGCTACGACGCCGCACACGATTTACTCAGCGCGACGGGCCCAACCCAGACGCGCCCACTGACAACACTGACCTATGACAGCGGCGGGCGCCTGACCTCAATCACCGACGGCAACGGAAACACGACGCAGGTGACTTCGAATGTGGCCGGCCAGCAACAAACCGTGACCGACGCGGCCGGCCGGTTAACGACCGTCTACACCCTGGATGACATTGGTGACATTGTCCGCCAGGACCAGGTGTTCGACGCCAAAACACTGACAAGCACGGCGACCTACGATGCCGTCGGTCGTCCCTTAGGCCGCACCGATCCACTCGTCCACACATGGACTGGCAGCTACGACAGCAATGGAAACCTGTTGCAACTCTCTGGGCCGCTCACGCACAGTGTCCGGCTTGCCTACGATGCCTTCGGGGCGCCACTGAGCTTCAACGACCCCGTGGGCAACGGGACAAGCTACGGGTACGACGCGAACGGCAACCTGACCAGCTTCACCAACGCCCTCGGGCAGACAGAGGCGTACGCCTACGACGCCAATGGTAACCGGACGTCGCGGACCGATGCCTTGAACCACACCTGGAGGTACAGCTTCGACGGAAGTGGAAACACGACCTCGATGACGGACCCCTTGGGCAACGTTACGACCTACGCCTACGACGGTAGCGGACGGTTGATCGATAGCAAGGACCCGCTGCTGAACGACACGAGTTACGTCTATGACTCGCTCGGCAACCTGCTGTCGACAAAGGATGCACTAGGCCAGACCACGTCCCAGATGTACGACGCGCTGGGGCGAGTTACCTCACGGACCGATGCCGCGGGCAAGATCACGACGTATCAATACGATGGCACCAGCAAGCTGACGTCATCGACCGATCCATTAGGTGGCGTCACCAGGTACAGCTACGATGCGGACGGCCGTCTTGCCACCGTCACCGATGCCGCGGGCGGAGTGACGACCTATGGCTACGACGGCTCGGGGCAGCTCACGTCGCAAAAGGATGCGATCGGTCGCACCACCAGCTACGCCTACGACAATGCGGGCCGCCTCGCGACGAAGACGATGCCCAACGTAGGCGTGTACACCTATGCCTACGATGCCGACGGACATCAGACGACGGTGACCGATCCGCTCGGTCACGTCACTGCCACGGGCTACGACGCGAACGGCCACGCCGTCACGAGCGTCGACCCCCTCGGCAACACGACGAAATACTCCGTCGACGCGCTCGGGCGTCCAGTTCAGACAACCGACCCGCTGGGCCAAATCTCGACTGCGGCTTACGACGCAGCTGGCCGGATGAGTGGAGCAAACGATCCGCTGAGCCACTCCACGACATATGGGTACGACGCAGCTGGCAACCGCACCGGTGTCACCGACGCGCTAGGCCACACGACAAGTTACGCATTTGATGCCGCCGGCCGGACGGTCTCCACGACCGACGCGCTCGGACGCAAGACCCAGTTCGGCTACGACCCGCTTGGCCACCTGACATCGACCAGCCTGCCATCGGGAATGACCACGACGTATGGCTACGACGCGCTGGGCCGCGAAACCTCCGTCAAAGACCCGCTGGGTAATACCGGGACGTACGCGTACGACGCCGCGGGTCGACGGATCTCGTCGACCGATCCGCTAAACCATACAGCGAGTTTCGGGTATGACGCTGCGGGTCGTATGACCACGATTACCGACGCACTGGGCGGAAAGGTGACGATCACGTTCGATGCTGCCGGAGAGAAGACGTCGATAGTCAACCCGAGGGGCGACACAACCGGCTTCACGTACGACCCCTTGGGCAACGTGGCGACCCAAACGAACCCGGCGGGCAAGGCCACGACAATGACTTACGACGCGGCCGGTCGACTGATTACGAAAGTCAACGGTCGCGGTATTACCGTCAACTACGGATATGACGCCGGCGATCACCAGACGTCAACCTCGTTCCCCGGCGGGTCAATCGCCCAGGCCTATGACGCCCTTGGTCGGCGAACGACCATGACCGATCCGACGGGTACTACGACGTTCGCGTATGACGCCGCCTCGAATGTCACAGTTGTTGGAGCGCCGCAGGGCACCGTCAGCTACGCGTACGACGCCGCGAACCGGCGCGCGTCGATGACGTTGTCGGGCGCTCGAACGGTTAGTTACACGTATGATGCCGCGAACCAACTCGCGGGTCTGACTGACTGGTTCAACCAGACCACAAGCATCACCTATACCCCGGATGGTCGGCGCAGTGTGATGACGCGCCCGGCCGGCATCAAGACCAG from Candidatus Dormiibacterota bacterium includes:
- a CDS encoding DEAD/DEAH box helicase — its product is MPTVLDLFSPAARAWFAGAFPAPTEVQEGGWRAVAAGQHTLMSAPTGSGKTLAAFFWCIDRLATEPVPAEAERCRVLYVSPLKALTVDIERNLQAPLRGIGLQAERLGLKLSPLNIAIRTGDTPPRERRQIERHPPDILITTPESLFLLLTSAARQILPSIRWVIVDEIHSMADTKRGAHLALSLERLAALTKTEPQRIGLSATQRPLSETARFLGGTNREVTIVDAGRVKPMEITVEVPVDDMADLERGTETYSGPAAVIGAEQEGPRRSIWPAIHPRILELVREHRSTIIFVNSRRLAERLAAAINELAGEELVRAHHGSIAKEQRLLVEDALKAGRLPGLVATSSLELGIDMGAVDLVLQVEAPPSVAAGIQRVGRAGHSVGEISRGVIIPKFRGDLLESAA
- a CDS encoding 2-dehydropantoate 2-reductase, whose protein sequence is MPETVVVYGAGAIGSLVGARLHDAGVGVQLIGREAQVNAIRAKGLLVKALEGSHVVQLPATTTLEGAADIILLTVKSQDVQDACRVIAQKNSNATVVTMQNGVRSDREAADILGRSRVVGCVLNISATYLEPGVVEQNTREFFQVGAPFPEAAARVDPVVALLSPAMRVEIVPDIARARWTKLMANLNNAIMAITGLPIGKALRHPGLARLSIATIREGVRTAQLGGFGLDQSRRARTFRLMSTLPMSLSYRISRKRLAGNFPPDSTYGPSTLQSIQRGSSSELDYLNGEIVTLGKQIGRLTPYNTGLLEQGRAVFATGRHLSPEELLQHFRF
- a CDS encoding RHS repeat-associated core domain-containing protein, whose product is MAGTVPASLRRRSRQLLVGITAISLLSAVLPQPARANSTSHLVLRGTITGVTVNPNLSLTLAVDRTTAIPGDRLAYSGSVTHTGITACITGSLTAQNTGSATATIGSYFEELDYWDSNALKWTPVVGVQNTQTAFVPVVTPAVTTGITLTVVSAPATGVTYPTQGDPILGAQIGSGATAAWSGQACLTLTAAQLASIQASPKLRLREHAEDSPGDPAGERWTDQPECPNPIRAGFFNARNVMVTVTPPSGSAVQITKTTVPAFSSLAPGASANYSTSYQVPVPAAKGASETDTAYFTRLSALDVSTLTATASVRADGPTGPVSAAAPPAATLEHLPIVGITKAGPATADAGSTATYPLTLKNSGGAVASKLAIIDALPGGATGTVSGVPPTLAAGASGTAQATYAIPSNQQPGNLIDIAAVTWQDGNGNAYGPVSSSFSTSINNSLVGATLALSPRAAGPILTGNTQAMQATLLNRFSLPVANRAVSFTVAGVNPTTGTATTDTNGIAVFTYTGANVGSDAVLATVPSTSPPLQSNTATVSWVALTRPVTTSPVQGNFYDLNFGYSIAINPTYTPAFGQTFPNIAFNPPPGIVPNNVSGLGVYSHPFTDVTTDVNGNYSGTIVAQGNGRIAGGDMYNFQASFTGTFNVAAAGKVAFQIHAAGAMIFGIGGGATRVTGQLYNPPSAMPFTGYPVMGDRNKDFPIAPINMVVNFPASGSYPYEIDYAPCCGQDSLTMRAVAYAADPTGLAVYTGYAETHPGGPGGGFTPMPWQGSPNTNFMGVLGPFSWDNSAVRIDNPGTSAVVLDGVSVDVGNKHYDQWGSNLTVPAGGTLIVTQMADQTMDTSDINVPSCTIFGTIPIVHVKLNGVVRNYPDMSQVINTGGSDIANCGFANESLPWTSVSFSPVDVGPIPPAATIALTPASAASDTVGQTQVFTAAAMDSTGRPIQNLPVTLSVFGANGGQVNGTTDASGLVNLSYVGINAGTDNVQVTATIAGARTVSNVTVVSWTTPPGPSPGSPGPPPPSITAPSPADGTTVTKPVPISATITPPAGQTITSWSVSYQDLDPAPPVMLASGTGTPPATLATFDPTLLPNDTYGISISATASGGGTQTLTTSVIVFGNLKLGRYVTTYQDLNVPVNGFQMQVRRTYDSIDKRVGDFGVGWKVEMVNFRTSTNRALGAGGWTQYNALCGVGLCLTAFKSSSPHFVVVVFPDGHDEIFDFTPTGGTNVFVGGGSAFTARPGTTSTLQADGNGTLTYTFDGNLYDSIGLPFNPQRFRLTTHDGHVLLLDRTTGLVSETDRNGNSLTVDGTGVHSSSGGSITLTRDAANGNRITAATGPSGQRLSYSYSSTGDLATSTDPNGNVTTYGYDAAHDLLSATGPTQTRPLTTLTYDSGGRLTSITDGNGNTTQVTSNVAGQQQTVTDAAGRLTTVYTLDDIGDIVRQDQVFDAKTLTSTATYDAVGRPLGRTDPLVHTWTGSYDSNGNLLQLSGPLTHSVRLAYDAFGAPLSFNDPVGNGTSYGYDANGNLTSFTNALGQTEAYAYDANGNRTSRTDALNHTWRYSFDGSGNTTSMTDPLGNVTTYAYDGSGRLIDSKDPLLNDTSYVYDSLGNLLSTKDALGQTTSQMYDALGRVTSRTDAAGKITTYQYDGTSKLTSSTDPLGGVTRYSYDADGRLATVTDAAGGVTTYGYDGSGQLTSQKDAIGRTTSYAYDNAGRLATKTMPNVGVYTYAYDADGHQTTVTDPLGHVTATGYDANGHAVTSVDPLGNTTKYSVDALGRPVQTTDPLGQISTAAYDAAGRMSGANDPLSHSTTYGYDAAGNRTGVTDALGHTTSYAFDAAGRTVSTTDALGRKTQFGYDPLGHLTSTSLPSGMTTTYGYDALGRETSVKDPLGNTGTYAYDAAGRRISSTDPLNHTASFGYDAAGRMTTITDALGGKVTITFDAAGEKTSIVNPRGDTTGFTYDPLGNVATQTNPAGKATTMTYDAAGRLITKVNGRGITVNYGYDAGDHQTSTSFPGGSIAQAYDALGRRTTMTDPTGTTTFAYDAASNVTVVGAPQGTVSYAYDAANRRASMTLSGARTVSYTYDAANQLAGLTDWFNQTTSITYTPDGRRSVMTRPAGIKTSYGYDNADRLTSVNNDGPSGPLKDFSYALDAAGNRTSVTSAVGTESYTLDALNRLTQVTYPNGDKVSYAYDAAGNRLTESVNGVTTNYGYNAAGQLQTVGATTYSYDADGNLISAGADSFSWDSVGRLNSATVSGTTSSYSYDGDGTRTAAKVGSASAANYLWDRQEALPLLVDDGSHGYVQSGGLLEQLDSGGISTGQYSLPDALGSVRGLANQSGAISGSADYDVFGPLRSQTGMSTVFGFTGQQTDPSSLLYLRARYLTPAGGRFLSADPILPSAAGTQGFNSYTYVGGNPSTATDPSGELLVEERPITQVPGRVIISDRGPGGTIIGTILRYALWALVLGIAASIPSDKAVLAPTPLPPTPGPPGTTTDNATPLTDKTTVATTSGALTLSELIVRARTRSKQSLFVAVDASALIAGLQEDQGPELEAALATRRPVVSQTAFNQATVRTGPGALSAWLQTHLGREGAPVTDIEAQPLVDLAPLLKPARRLGLSDAKIALSAMKELLPLLARDDQLVGFLQAIGYPVEPFPRPSTTP